From the Oncorhynchus nerka isolate Pitt River linkage group LG20, Oner_Uvic_2.0, whole genome shotgun sequence genome, one window contains:
- the igfbp6b gene encoding insulin-like growth factor-binding protein 6b: MPLLSNLTTIVLLLIAHCGSWILANRLGPYKGCPSCRESLGAGRAPRDHIGQAGSTSMLAQGEPCGVYTMSCAKGLRCVPPPQEHSPLQALLQGRGFCTKHSRTSPTERPHPTGPHPSQSGEIEKAPCRKLLNSVLRGIELTIFQSDRDIYIPNCDTRGFYRKKQCRSSKGMQRGHCWCVDELGTALPSRASEDGTLPCDGE; encoded by the exons ATGCCTCTCCTTTCTAACTTAACGACTATTGTCTTGTTGCTGATTGCTCACTGCGGATCTTGGATTCTGGCTAACCGCTTGGGCCCCTACAAGGGTTGTCCCTCTTGTAGAGAATCTTTGGGGGCAGGTCGGGCCCCCCGGGACCATATTGGACAAGCAGGCAGCACATCCATGTTGGCCCAGGGAGAGCCCTGTGGTGTGTACACCATGAGCTGTGCCAAGGGGCTGCGCTGCGTGCCCCCTCCTCAGGAACACAGCCCACTCCAGGCGCTGCTGCAGGGCAGGGGCTTCTGCACCAAGCACAGCAGGACCAGTCCCACGGAGAGGCCCCACCCCACAG GTCCACATCCTTCACAAAGTGGTGAAATAGAAAAG GCACCCTGCCGCAAGCTGCTCAATAGTGTTCTGCGGGGTATTGAGCTCACTATCTTTCAGTCTGATCGTGACATCTATATCCCCAACTGTGACACTCGGGGCTTCTACAGGAAAAAGCAG TGTCGCTCCTCCAAGGGTATGCAGCGTGGCCACTGTTGGTGTGTGGATGAGCTGGGTACTGCCTTGCCCTCACGTGCCAGCGAAGATGGCACTTTACCATgcgatggagagtga